DNA from Asanoa sp. WMMD1127:
CGACCGCGATCATGCCGGGAATCACGGTCACGAGGGGGATCAACAACTTCGGGTACGCGGCGATCAGCGGCGTACGCCGGGCGGCGCTCATGTTTCGGGCCGAGAGCGCCCGCTGCACCTCGGCGAAGTTCGTGGTCCAGTAGCCGAACGAGAGCACGAAGCCGAGGCCGAAGACGATGCCGAGCCAATGCGCGCCCAGCGGGTTGTCGGACGAGCCGGTGTTGGACCACGCGTGCAGGCCGGCCTCGCCGAGGTCGCTCTCCCGTACCTTGTCGAACAGGCCGTTGATGCCGCCGACCTTGACGAGGCCGAGCACCGTGATCGGGATGAGCCCGGCCAGGATGACGAAGAACTGCAGCACCTCGTTGTAGATCGCCGAGGTCAGGCCGCCGATGCTGATGTAGGTCAGCACGATCGCGGCGCCCACGATGATCGAGATCCACAGCGGCCAGCCGAGCAGCGCGTCGAGCACGAGGGCGAGCGCGTACAGGTTGACGCCGGCGATCAGCATCTGGGCGACGGCGAAGGTGATCGCGTTGAGCAGGTGGGCCTTCGTGTTGAACCGCCGGCGCAGGTACTCGGGTACCGAGCGGACCTTGGAGCCGTAGTAGAACGGCATCATCACGATGCCGAGGAAGACCATCGCCGGCACGGCGCCGATCCAGTAGTAGTGCGTGGTCATGATGCCGTACTGGGCGCCGTTGGCGGCCATGCCGATGATCTCGAGGGCGCCGAGGTTGGCGGAGACGAAGGCCAGCCCGGTCACCCAGGCGGGCAGCGAGCGCCCGGAGAGGAAGAAGTCGACGCTGGTCTTGATCGCCCGGCGGGCGGCGAACCCGACACCGAGCACGGTCACGAAGTAGAGCGCCAGTAACGCGTAGTCCAGCCAGTTCAGGTCCAGCCGCAGTCCACCGTCCACACCGTCCCCTTTCGCCCGCCGGTCCGAACGGCTCGGATCGATCCGCGGGCGACGTACCCCGGCTGGTGTTCCCGAAAACTCCTCATGTCGGAACCGGTTCGGCGCGCGGTGCGTGCTTGTCGGTGGACAGCCGGGACGGAAGGCTGTCTCCTGTAGGGAACGCCGTTACGGGGAGTGATCATGAAGCGCTTGGGAACCGCCATCACGCTCGTGGTCGGCCTCGCCGCCGGCGCCGGGCTGTTCGCCGCCAACAACGCCCTCACCGTGGCGCCGAAGCCGGCCG
Protein-coding regions in this window:
- a CDS encoding sodium:solute symporter family protein; translation: MDGGLRLDLNWLDYALLALYFVTVLGVGFAARRAIKTSVDFFLSGRSLPAWVTGLAFVSANLGALEIIGMAANGAQYGIMTTHYYWIGAVPAMVFLGIVMMPFYYGSKVRSVPEYLRRRFNTKAHLLNAITFAVAQMLIAGVNLYALALVLDALLGWPLWISIIVGAAIVLTYISIGGLTSAIYNEVLQFFVILAGLIPITVLGLVKVGGINGLFDKVRESDLGEAGLHAWSNTGSSDNPLGAHWLGIVFGLGFVLSFGYWTTNFAEVQRALSARNMSAARRTPLIAAYPKLLIPLVTVIPGMIAVVTVQGLGADEGDLVYNNAIPLLMRDLLPNGVLGIAVTGLMASFMAGMAANVSGFNTVFTYDIWQTYVKKERSDDYYIRIGRIATVGGILVGIGTAFIAAGFSNIMNYIQALFSVFNAPLFATFIVGMFWKRMTAAAGFWSLLSGTVVALATYLLYLGGALPFDTDLEESFWGAGLAFVTVLVVAFVLSRFGQPKPDSELRGLVRGLGGVDLKGDVIAGDTAWYRSPLLLGGIALALSLLFYIPVW